The DNA segment TAAGAATTTTCATGTTTAATTAAGTAAGATTTTATGTAGTTATTACACTTTCGTCAAAATTGAACCTCCTTGAAATGTATTTCTAATTAACTATATGATTCGATAAAAATCATTATAACCATCTTCAATTATAAATTATCTTTAATTCTAAATATACAAATATCCTAATTTTTTATTTTGTGCATTTGATAACGAAAGTTATCCAATAATGTGGCGATGATGTTTTATAGCAAGAGATACCTTATATTATGTTATACCTTACTAAATCAAAATTTAGGGCAATTTCATGAAAAAGTTAATTCCAACAATGTTTTAATTGTACCTTAAAATAGAAGGACAACTCTCAAATGCCTTAGTTTTAATTTTAAGGTTATTGTGATAATTCTtatttcaattttaataataaaaaattattgtTACATCTTTTTTGACATTTCCTTTTTTTCCCTCCATTCTTATAATTCagatatattattattattattattattattattattattattattattatacacaccCTATTTCTCTCTCTACTATATATTGTCGTTTAATGATAAAGAGAAtctataataataaaatattatttatatttaatatataattgGTGTAAGGTAAAGATGGTCTGTCAGGATATATTCATCattttagaattaatattaatagttataaattttaagtaaattaaataattttaatttgtGCATTTCATTGTGGAAATTGCGAGTAAGGTTTGAAGATATATTATACTAAAGTTACAGTAAagaaatatatttaataattttaaaattagtagaaaattaattttatgcaaaaaatgttaaaaaattgGATTAACAAGATCCAATTAAGTACCATCCCCATCAGCCCGCTCCTAGAAAAATAAGTACCATTAGTGAATTGAcagataaaataataaatttcaaAAAATGTATATACAgcatataataaatataaatcaTTTTTGCACGAGTATAaaactataatatatatatagtgaTGATAGATCACATTGTTGAAGTTAGTTAAATATGTGAACAAAATTTTATGAGAATAAAGTTTTGAGATTATCATGCAAACCTAGAAAATTTTATTAATCACAAGCTCACTGCTAAAACTAAAATGATGATAATCATTACCATGATTTAAAATCAAAAAGTATATTATGGGCATAAAATAGAATTTCAACTCTAATGTTAATTCTATTTTTCAATTAAACATTTTAAAATTTCATGAATTTTTGGTAGACAGAGAACAAGAAATGAAAAGTATATCATGAATTCTTGGTAGACAGAGAACAAGAAATGAAAAGTTTCTGTTGATAACACTGCATAGTGCATTCTGTTACAGTAGTATGCTTTTCACTAACAAGTTCCAAAACGGTGGAGTCCGCGAGCAATTATATTTACATGTCCCACCATGATGAATGATACATGTCTGCACTAACCAGGAACAAGAACTCATACGTTTTGGACCTCTCATCTATAAATACACATCTCTCTCTTATCATCTGTTTTGCACTTGCATTAACCCAATAACATCTTTCAAACTGTAACCACAACTACACAACTATCAAGCAAAAAATGGCAACATTGAATGAAAATGAGAAAGCTGTTACCACCAAAGAAGAGCCAAATTACAGAGGAGTCAGAGCCATGCCCTTTGTTATAGGTACAACTTCAACACCTGCTAAACCATGTGCAAGTTATAAAAATCGGAAATCGGTTTTACTCGGTTGTGTAGTTGAAATTCGGCTACTCGTCTGAATTTCGGAGTACTCGTCCGAGTTGACAGATTTTTATAACATTTAATATGTGTGTAAATTTGTAGACTATAGAGTTTGGTGAATATTTGTTTGTTTTGGCAGGAAATGAAGCATTTGAAAAGCTAGGGACAATCGGAACCTCGTCAAATCTGTTAGTTTACCTCACTACTGTCTTCAACATGAAATCTATTACAGCAACTAATGTCATTAATGTTTTCAATGGCACTTGCAACTTTGGTACTCTGTTCGGAGCTTTCTTGTGTGACACTTATTTTGGACGCTATAAAACACTAGGTTTCGCTTCCATTTCGTCTTTCGTGGTAAATAAACGTAGTTACTCATTGTTAAAGATATAATATCAGCGGTTTCCCAGAGAATTGTTCATCTAACAGCTAAAATTTATTCATAATGTTTTTGACATGACAGGGAATGCTTGTGCTCACATTAACAGCTGCAGTATCAACACTTCATCCGCCTGAATGTGGTAAAGAAGCTGGTAGCATATGCTCCGGGCCAACAGCATGGCAACTTGTTTTTCTGTTCAGTAGTTTCGTGCTATTAATAATTGGAGCTAGTGGTATAAGGCCTTGTAACTTAGCTTTTGGAGCGGACCAGTTCAATCCTAATACAGAATCTGGAAGAAAAGGAATCAATAGTTTCTTTAATTGGTATTATTTTACCTTCACCTTTGCTATGATGGTATCCATCACAATCATTGTCTACGTGCAATCAGAAGTCAACTGGGGAATAGGCTTAGGAATCCCAACATTTCTTATGTTTTTATCATGTGCATTCTTCTTCATTGGTACGAGAATCTATGTCAAAGTTAAACCTGAAGGTAGTCCTCTTACGAGCGTTGCTCAAGTTGTTGTAGCAGCAATCAAGAAGCGAAAACTGGAATTGCCTGGCCAACCCTGGCTCTCCATGTGTACTTTTATGCCTGCTAATTCGATCAACTCAAAGCTTCCCTTTACAGAACAATTCGGGTACCAGTTACTCTCCATCTATTTCATAAGAAGTTATCTTATAATTGTTGGTGACACTGTCTAAAATTCTATTGTATATATTTGCTACCTTATTACTGCAGCAGAAAAAAGTGTGTCTTGTAACAATTTAAGTTTCCTGGCAACTTGACAATTAATACCATGTTATGTTGGTCTCAGATTTCTTAACAAAGCAGCACTCATAACAAAAGAAGACGAGCTAAATTCTGATGGATCAGCAGTGGATTCGTGGAGGCTTTGCAGTATGCAGAAGGTGGAGGAAGTTAAATGCATCGTGAGAGTACTTCCCATCTGGGTTGCAGGAATGATCTACTATATTGCTATAGTCCAACAGCATACCTATGGAGTGTTCCAAGCCCTTCAATCTGATAGACGTTCCGGCATTGGAAGTTTTGAAATTCCAGCAGCATCCTACACAGTATTTCAGATGTTATGCCTCACTATCTGGATACCTATCTATGACAGATTGATAGTTCCATTTCTCCGAAAAATAACAAAGAAAGAAACAGGTATTACGATCCTCCAAAAAGTTGGCATTGGCCTGGTTATCTCTGTAATTGCCATGCTAGTATCAGGCCTGGTGGAAAAAGAAAGGAGAACCATTGCATTAACAAAGCCAACACTGGGATTAGCACGAAAAGGGGCAATATCTTCCTTTTCAGGTTACTGGTTGGTGCCTCAGTTGGCAATTGTAGGACTTTCAGAGGCATTTACAGTTGTTGGGCTAGTAGAATTTTTCTACAAACAATTCCCAGAAAATATGAGAAGCTTTGGGGGATCTTTCTTTGCTTGTGGCACCGCCATATCAAGTTACGTAAGTAGTTTCTTGATAACAGTTGTCCACAGAATTACAAGAAATTCAGCTGGAGAAAATTGGTTGTCAGAAGATCTGAACAAGGGAAGATTGGATAATTATTACTACTTCATTGCAGGTTTAGAATTATTAAATTTAGGATACTTTCTAGTGGTAGCCAAGTGGTACAGGTACAAGGAAACTGCTGACAACAATGGCCATGAAGTTGCAATGGAGAACTTGAAACTTAATAAGTCCGCTGTTTGACTAATTAAACTAAAGTTTCAACAATATAGAACAATCTGCATAAGGTTCTCTTGAGCGTAAGGTGATAGCCTAGTGGTAAAAGCGTATCCACAATGTTGAAATGAACTCAGCTTCATTCCGCATcccacccccccccccccctctgtatCAAAAAAAAAGAGCTCTGTGATTATTCTGGAGTTCGATCATAAAATATCCAACATACTCGGGGTACTAGATTTTGtcttgttttctttttcttttttgttaATATTCTTGATATTCTTGCTCATCGACTTGAGCAACGTGACAATTTAACCCCTGAATATTCAAGTTGGTTAACTACGTTTGTAATATCTTAATCTAGGAGTATAATCAAACACTGGTTTACAACCAGAAAAATTAACAAACTGTATAAAATTTAGACTGAGTGATGCAAAGAGGCCAAGAGAAAGATCGAAAAATAAGATTTGGAAGTCAAAAGATAGCAATTCCTTGAGTAACTGTGCCGTTGCTAGCCATTCTACAACTATTAGGCAGTACCAGAACGACTAATAACTGGATCATTTTGACGATACTGGGAGCAAGAAGGT comes from the Apium graveolens cultivar Ventura unplaced genomic scaffold, ASM990537v1 ctg6593, whole genome shotgun sequence genome and includes:
- the LOC141703373 gene encoding protein NRT1/ PTR FAMILY 2.11-like, which encodes MATLNENEKAVTTKEEPNYRGVRAMPFVIGNEAFEKLGTIGTSSNLLVYLTTVFNMKSITATNVINVFNGTCNFGTLFGAFLCDTYFGRYKTLGFASISSFVGMLVLTLTAAVSTLHPPECGKEAGSICSGPTAWQLVFLFSSFVLLIIGASGIRPCNLAFGADQFNPNTESGRKGINSFFNWYYFTFTFAMMVSITIIVYVQSEVNWGIGLGIPTFLMFLSCAFFFIGTRIYVKVKPEGSPLTSVAQVVVAAIKKRKLELPGQPWLSMCTFMPANSINSKLPFTEQFGFLNKAALITKEDELNSDGSAVDSWRLCSMQKVEEVKCIVRVLPIWVAGMIYYIAIVQQHTYGVFQALQSDRRSGIGSFEIPAASYTVFQMLCLTIWIPIYDRLIVPFLRKITKKETGITILQKVGIGLVISVIAMLVSGLVEKERRTIALTKPTLGLARKGAISSFSGYWLVPQLAIVGLSEAFTVVGLVEFFYKQFPENMRSFGGSFFACGTAISSYVSSFLITVVHRITRNSAGENWLSEDLNKGRLDNYYYFIAGLELLNLGYFLVVAKWYRYKETADNNGHEVAMENLKLNKSAV